A window of the Dissulfurirhabdus thermomarina genome harbors these coding sequences:
- the queF gene encoding preQ(1) synthase, producing MTAGEDGPKYGEAAVAAARLEPWPNPCPERDYTVEISFPEFTCLCPRSGYPDFATIRIRYVPDRFIVELKSLKLYLNGFRQTYISHEEATNRIYADLVAVIQPRSIEVVGDFHPRGNVHTVVRVAGPQTGDSPGRSGPAASG from the coding sequence ATGACGGCAGGAGAAGACGGCCCGAAGTACGGCGAGGCGGCGGTGGCGGCGGCCCGGCTCGAACCCTGGCCCAACCCCTGCCCCGAGCGGGACTACACCGTGGAGATCTCCTTCCCGGAGTTCACGTGCCTGTGCCCGCGCTCGGGCTACCCGGACTTCGCCACCATCCGGATCCGCTACGTGCCCGACCGCTTCATCGTGGAGCTCAAGTCCCTCAAGCTCTACCTGAACGGGTTCCGGCAGACCTACATCTCCCACGAGGAGGCCACCAACCGCATCTACGCGGACCTCGTGGCGGTCATCCAGCCCCGGTCCATCGAGGTGGTGGGGGACTTCCACCCCCGGGGCAACGTCCACACGGTGGTCCGGGTCGCCGGGCCCCAGACGGGGGACTCGCCGGGGAGGAGCGGCCCGGCCGCGTCCGGGTGA
- the acs gene encoding acetate--CoA ligase — protein MSDKSTNIESLLKEKRIFEPPEEGRAAAWVKSLDEYRAHYRRSMEDPEGFWGDRARELVTWDRPWDKVLEADFHEPSIRWFSGARLNVAANCLDRHLAVGRRNKAALVWQGEPEDDVRVYTYQRLHTEVCRFANVLRKMGVGKGDRVSIYLPMIPELPIAMLACARIGAVHSVVFAGFSAHSLENRIRDCEAKVLVTADAVLRAGRTIPLKPNADEALRNCPSVSRCIVVRRAGNEVAMEPGRDSWWHDEMAADDITDRCEPESMDAEDILFILYTSGSTGKPKGVIHTTGGYLTYAAHTTQWVFDLKDDDIFWCTADIGWITGHTYIVYGPLALGGTSLMFEGVPTWPAPDRFWQVVEKFKVDIFYTAPTVIRALMREGVEWTRKRDLSSLRLLGSVGEPINPEAWMWYHQHVGGGRLPIVDTWWQTETGGILISALPYATPLKPGSATLPLPGVDADVFREEGTPAPPNEGGHLVVKRPWPGMLRGVFGDPERFRTTYFERFPGVYDAGDGARKDEDGYFWIMGRLDDVINVSGHRLGTAEIESALVAHPAVAEAAVVGMPHPVKGQTIYAYVILKAGVEGTDELRAELRTHVRKEIGPIASPEVIQFSSGLPKTRSGKIMRRILRKIAAGDYGDFGDTSTLADPVVIEDLMAGKKALLGE, from the coding sequence ATGAGTGACAAGTCCACCAACATCGAAAGCCTTCTCAAGGAGAAACGCATCTTCGAGCCCCCCGAGGAGGGACGGGCCGCGGCCTGGGTGAAGAGTCTCGACGAATACCGGGCCCACTACCGGCGGTCCATGGAAGACCCGGAGGGCTTCTGGGGGGACCGCGCCCGCGAGCTCGTCACCTGGGACCGGCCGTGGGACAAGGTCCTCGAGGCCGACTTCCACGAGCCGTCCATCCGCTGGTTCTCGGGCGCCCGGCTCAACGTGGCCGCCAATTGCCTCGACCGGCACCTCGCCGTCGGCCGGCGCAACAAGGCCGCCCTCGTCTGGCAGGGCGAGCCCGAGGACGACGTCCGGGTCTACACCTACCAGCGGCTTCACACCGAGGTCTGCCGCTTCGCCAACGTCCTCCGCAAGATGGGGGTCGGAAAGGGCGACCGGGTCTCCATCTACCTCCCCATGATCCCGGAACTCCCCATCGCCATGCTGGCCTGCGCCCGGATCGGCGCCGTCCACAGCGTGGTCTTCGCCGGCTTCAGCGCTCACAGCCTCGAAAACCGCATCCGCGACTGCGAGGCCAAGGTCCTGGTCACCGCTGACGCCGTGCTCCGGGCCGGTCGGACCATCCCGCTCAAGCCCAACGCCGACGAGGCCCTGCGCAACTGCCCCTCGGTCAGCCGCTGCATCGTGGTGCGCCGGGCGGGCAACGAGGTGGCCATGGAGCCGGGGCGGGATTCCTGGTGGCACGACGAGATGGCCGCCGACGACATCACCGACCGGTGCGAGCCCGAGTCCATGGACGCGGAGGACATCCTCTTCATCCTCTACACCAGCGGCAGCACCGGGAAGCCCAAGGGGGTGATCCACACCACCGGCGGTTACCTCACCTACGCCGCCCACACCACCCAGTGGGTCTTCGACCTCAAGGACGACGACATCTTCTGGTGCACCGCCGACATCGGCTGGATCACCGGGCATACCTACATCGTCTACGGCCCGCTGGCCCTCGGGGGTACCTCCCTCATGTTCGAGGGGGTCCCCACCTGGCCCGCCCCGGACCGTTTCTGGCAGGTGGTGGAGAAGTTCAAGGTGGACATCTTCTACACCGCCCCCACCGTCATCCGGGCCCTCATGCGGGAGGGCGTGGAGTGGACCCGGAAGCGGGATCTGTCCTCCCTGCGGCTTTTGGGCAGCGTGGGCGAGCCCATCAACCCGGAGGCCTGGATGTGGTACCACCAGCACGTGGGCGGCGGCCGCCTGCCCATCGTGGACACCTGGTGGCAGACCGAGACGGGGGGCATCCTGATATCGGCCCTCCCCTATGCCACCCCCCTCAAGCCGGGCTCGGCCACCCTGCCGCTGCCCGGCGTGGACGCCGACGTCTTCCGCGAGGAGGGGACGCCGGCGCCGCCGAACGAGGGCGGCCACCTGGTGGTCAAGCGGCCGTGGCCCGGGATGCTCCGGGGCGTCTTCGGCGACCCCGAGCGCTTCCGCACCACCTATTTCGAGCGTTTCCCCGGGGTGTACGACGCCGGCGACGGCGCCCGGAAGGACGAGGACGGCTACTTCTGGATCATGGGCCGCCTCGACGACGTGATCAACGTCTCGGGTCACCGGCTCGGGACCGCCGAGATCGAGTCCGCCCTGGTGGCTCACCCCGCGGTGGCCGAGGCCGCCGTGGTGGGGATGCCGCACCCCGTCAAGGGGCAGACCATCTACGCCTACGTCATCCTCAAGGCGGGCGTGGAGGGGACGGACGAGCTTCGGGCCGAACTCCGCACCCACGTCCGGAAGGAGATCGGGCCCATCGCCTCCCCCGAGGTGATCCAGTTCTCCTCCGGGCTGCCCAAGACCCGGAGCGGCAAGATCATGCGGCGCATCCTCCGGAAGATCGCCGCCGGCGACTACGGCGACTTCGGGGACACCTCGACCCTGGCGGACCCGGTGGTGATCGAGGACCTCATGGCCGGGAAGAAGGCGCTGCTCGGGGAATGA
- a CDS encoding isochorismatase family protein, whose product MTAEAGGPRTGGGRAAPEACGLILVDPQARLLDVVSNGREVVQRMALLARAAAVLRVPALVTTQYARGLGGLDPALDALLAEVPRVDKVEFDALEAPGVQEVLGSWPRSVETLVLAGVEAHICVAQTALGALAAGYRVWMVADAAGSRDPAHAEWAFRRVAAAGGLVGPAEMLVYEWLGRAGTPAFKALHPHLV is encoded by the coding sequence ATGACGGCCGAGGCGGGCGGGCCGCGGACGGGAGGCGGGCGAGCGGCGCCGGAGGCGTGCGGCCTCATCCTCGTGGATCCCCAGGCCCGGCTCCTCGACGTGGTCTCCAACGGCCGGGAGGTGGTGCAGCGGATGGCCCTCCTGGCCCGGGCCGCCGCCGTCCTCCGGGTGCCCGCCCTGGTGACCACGCAGTATGCCAGGGGGCTCGGCGGGCTGGACCCGGCCCTCGATGCCCTCCTGGCGGAGGTCCCGCGGGTCGACAAGGTGGAGTTCGACGCCCTCGAGGCCCCCGGGGTGCAGGAGGTCCTCGGTTCCTGGCCCCGGTCGGTGGAGACCCTGGTGCTGGCCGGTGTCGAGGCCCATATCTGCGTGGCGCAGACCGCCCTCGGCGCCCTGGCGGCCGGCTACCGCGTCTGGATGGTGGCGGACGCCGCGGGGTCCCGGGATCCGGCCCACGCGGAGTGGGCCTTCCGCCGGGTCGCCGCGGCCGGCGGGCTGGTCGGCCCGGCGGAGATGCTGGTCTACGAGTGGCTCGGCCGGGCGGGGACGCCGGCCTTCAAGGCCCTGCATCCCCACCTCGTCTGA
- a CDS encoding ribonuclease catalytic domain-containing protein gives MTLDIGQVVEYLEAQRFICGLCLGRKGARSHVLTHLGREVNLAPNRFLHVSRQRLPAGTREEHLDRLRRIWERRDALAARVDIVELWNLVHDERPAWSPAELAGLAFSGPVSDDHAAALIRAVITEQVHFKFRDGAIQVRSPEEVARSLERRRQEAERAARLSAGSAWLQALWGQGAPPPGLDPEQVRFWTEALRGYCLHGDEAPHAAEARQVLKTVHRASPAGAFETLVRAGVFSRDENLELLRLDLQADFSAEVEAEARRLAAAPTEPDGREDLRDLDTFTVDAPESQDLDDALSLRPWAEGLEVGVHITDIGLRLPPGSPAFEEAMARGTSIYLPDQRLPMLPEVLSQEAWSLREGAEMPAVSFLARLTPEGELRDYRITRSLVRIRERLGYREADARLAAEGPLKALHGVCRELQRRRVEAGALPLPIPDLVIRVDPDGTVHVSVEEPGPSRFLVAECMILANSLAAAFLRDHRIPGLFRSQPPPKQRLIDGIETDLVANFRQRRLISRGVLGPEPEFHHGLGVAAYTTVTSPLRRALDLLMQQQIASTLRDGRPLHGPEDLARYGAVLGEGLRKAAAARQARVRYWILRHLEQRAPARLRGRVLESGPRRVLVLLEDYLMVGELPRRPGRHYPVGDAVEVTVRKVDARENVLKLDWP, from the coding sequence ATGACCCTCGATATCGGCCAGGTGGTGGAATACCTGGAGGCGCAGCGGTTCATCTGCGGCCTCTGCCTGGGGCGGAAGGGGGCGCGGAGCCACGTCCTGACCCACCTCGGCCGCGAGGTGAACCTGGCCCCGAACCGCTTCCTGCACGTCTCCCGGCAGCGCCTGCCGGCCGGGACCCGCGAGGAGCACCTGGACCGGCTCCGCCGGATCTGGGAACGCCGCGACGCGCTGGCCGCCCGGGTGGACATCGTGGAGCTCTGGAACCTGGTCCACGACGAAAGGCCCGCCTGGTCGCCGGCGGAGCTGGCCGGGCTCGCCTTCTCCGGCCCCGTCTCCGACGACCACGCCGCCGCCCTCATCCGGGCCGTCATCACGGAGCAGGTCCACTTCAAGTTCCGGGACGGCGCCATCCAGGTCCGATCCCCCGAGGAGGTGGCCCGCTCGCTGGAAAGGCGGCGCCAGGAGGCCGAGCGCGCCGCGCGTCTCTCCGCCGGCTCGGCCTGGCTCCAGGCCCTCTGGGGACAAGGCGCGCCGCCGCCGGGCCTCGACCCGGAGCAGGTCCGGTTCTGGACCGAGGCCCTCCGCGGCTACTGCCTCCACGGGGACGAGGCCCCTCACGCGGCCGAGGCCCGGCAGGTCTTGAAGACCGTGCACCGGGCCTCCCCGGCGGGGGCCTTCGAGACCCTGGTCCGGGCCGGGGTCTTCTCCAGGGACGAAAACCTGGAACTCCTCCGCCTCGACCTCCAGGCGGACTTCTCCGCCGAGGTCGAGGCCGAGGCCCGGCGCCTGGCCGCCGCCCCCACCGAACCGGACGGACGCGAAGACCTCCGGGACCTCGACACCTTCACCGTGGACGCCCCGGAGAGCCAAGACCTCGACGACGCCCTGAGCCTGCGCCCGTGGGCGGAGGGCCTCGAGGTGGGCGTCCACATCACCGACATCGGTCTCCGCCTCCCACCCGGCTCGCCCGCCTTCGAGGAGGCCATGGCCCGGGGGACCAGCATCTACCTCCCGGACCAGCGCCTCCCCATGCTGCCGGAGGTCCTCTCCCAGGAGGCCTGGAGCCTGCGCGAGGGGGCCGAGATGCCGGCGGTCTCCTTCCTCGCCCGGCTGACCCCGGAGGGAGAACTCCGGGACTACCGCATCACCCGGAGCCTCGTCCGCATCCGGGAACGGCTGGGGTACCGGGAGGCCGACGCCCGCCTGGCGGCGGAGGGCCCCTTGAAGGCCCTCCACGGGGTCTGCCGGGAGCTTCAGCGCCGCCGCGTGGAGGCGGGGGCGCTGCCGCTTCCCATCCCGGACCTCGTCATCCGGGTGGACCCGGACGGCACGGTTCACGTCTCGGTGGAGGAGCCCGGTCCCTCGCGGTTCCTGGTGGCCGAATGCATGATCCTGGCCAACAGCCTGGCCGCCGCGTTCCTCCGGGATCACCGGATCCCGGGACTCTTCCGCAGCCAGCCGCCGCCGAAGCAGCGCCTCATCGACGGCATCGAGACGGACCTCGTGGCCAACTTCCGCCAGCGGCGCCTCATCAGCCGGGGCGTCCTCGGCCCGGAACCCGAGTTCCACCACGGGCTCGGCGTGGCCGCCTACACCACGGTGACCTCGCCCCTGCGCCGGGCGCTGGACCTCCTCATGCAGCAGCAGATCGCGTCCACCCTCAGGGACGGGCGGCCGCTCCACGGGCCGGAGGACCTGGCCCGTTACGGGGCCGTGCTGGGCGAGGGGCTCCGCAAGGCCGCCGCCGCCCGCCAGGCCCGGGTCCGCTACTGGATCCTCCGGCACCTGGAGCAACGCGCCCCCGCCCGGCTCCGCGGCCGGGTGCTGGAGAGCGGACCCCGCCGCGTCCTGGTGTTGCTGGAAGACTACCTCATGGTGGGGGAACTGCCGCGCCGGCCCGGGCGCCACTACCCGGTGGGCGACGCCGTGGAGGTGACGGTCCGAAAGGTGGACGCCCGGGAGAACGTCCTCAAGCTCGACTGGCCGTAA
- the hisB gene encoding imidazoleglycerol-phosphate dehydratase HisB: MDRTSTIQRTTAETDIRVALNVDGRGDASVATGLPFFDHMLTLWAVHGFFDLEVQARGDIEVDGHHTVEDVGICLGRAMREALGDFHGLRRFGHAVVPMEDALARATVDFCRRPYLRFRAKFPAPTVGGFDLELVEEFLRALAVNAGLTLHVEVPYGGNGHHMAEAVFKALGRAMDQGTGLDPRLKGPLSSKGTL; this comes from the coding sequence ATGGACCGCACCAGCACCATCCAGCGCACCACCGCCGAGACCGACATCCGGGTCGCCCTGAACGTGGACGGGCGGGGCGATGCCTCCGTGGCCACGGGCCTCCCCTTCTTCGACCACATGCTCACCCTCTGGGCGGTCCACGGCTTTTTCGACCTGGAGGTCCAGGCCCGGGGCGACATCGAGGTGGACGGCCACCACACGGTGGAAGACGTGGGGATCTGCCTCGGGCGGGCCATGCGCGAGGCCCTGGGGGACTTCCACGGCCTGCGGCGCTTCGGCCACGCGGTGGTCCCCATGGAAGACGCCCTCGCCCGGGCGACGGTGGACTTCTGCCGGCGCCCCTACCTGCGGTTCCGGGCGAAGTTCCCGGCGCCCACCGTGGGCGGGTTCGACCTGGAGCTGGTGGAGGAGTTCCTCAGGGCCCTGGCCGTGAACGCGGGGCTCACCCTCCACGTGGAGGTCCCCTACGGGGGCAACGGCCACCACATGGCCGAGGCCGTCTTCAAGGCCCTCGGCCGGGCCATGGACCAAGGCACCGGGCTGGATCCCCGGCTCAAGGGCCCCCTCTCCTCCAAGGGGACCCTCTAG
- a CDS encoding DsrE family protein: MKTRKLVIHVPEPERWEVAVANALNFLKTRAEGEDLRVAVIANDRAVTRCTACDPKLFQHLRQLKLDGGEIYLCENSLRRFEIPRERLPDVFGTVPAAVRALADRQADGWCYVRA; encoded by the coding sequence ATGAAGACCCGAAAGCTCGTCATCCACGTCCCCGAGCCCGAGCGCTGGGAGGTCGCCGTGGCCAACGCCCTGAACTTCTTGAAGACCAGGGCGGAAGGGGAAGACCTCCGGGTGGCCGTCATCGCCAACGACCGGGCCGTCACCCGGTGCACCGCCTGCGACCCGAAGCTCTTCCAGCACCTTCGGCAGCTCAAGCTCGACGGCGGCGAGATCTACCTGTGCGAGAACTCCCTGCGGCGGTTCGAGATCCCCAGGGAGCGGCTGCCCGACGTCTTCGGCACCGTCCCCGCCGCCGTCCGGGCCCTGGCCGACCGCCAGGCCGACGGCTGGTGCTACGTCCGGGCCTAG
- the ilvD gene encoding dihydroxy-acid dehydratase, producing MRSDRMKKGLERAPHRSLFKAMGYTDEEIRRPLIGVANSFNEIIPGHVHLRQVAEAVKAGIRMAGGTPVEFGGIGVCDGIAMNHLGMRYSLASRELIADSVELMAQAHPFDGLVLIPSCDKVTPGMLMAMLRLDIPAIAVSGGPMLTGSWRGHPVNLISVFEGVGRVKAGEISRRDLAELEDEACPTCGSCAGMFTANSMNCLTEALGLALPGNGTIPAVSAARLRLAKATGRRIVEMVAEDLRPRAIATRAAFENAMAVDMALGCSTNTVLHVPAIAREARVRLPLERFNEVSRRTPHLCNLIPAGPHSLQDLHLAGGIPAVLRSLAEIGGLHKRAMTVTGRTVWANVKEAAVRDPGIIRPVTDPYHQEGGIAILYGNLAPQGAVVKQAAVDERMLRHQGPARVFDSEDEAYKAILAGRIRKGDVVVIRYEGPKGGPGMPEMLSPTAAIVGMGLDRDVALITDGRFSGGTKGAAIGHVSPEAAEGGPVALVQEGDTIAIDIPGRKLELRVPEAELARRRKRWRPRPPRVRTGYLARYARQVGSGATGAVLPD from the coding sequence ATGCGAAGCGACAGGATGAAAAAGGGCCTGGAGCGGGCCCCGCACCGCTCCCTCTTCAAGGCCATGGGCTACACCGACGAGGAGATCCGGCGGCCGCTCATCGGCGTCGCCAACTCCTTCAACGAGATCATCCCGGGCCACGTGCACCTGCGCCAGGTGGCCGAGGCGGTCAAGGCGGGCATCCGCATGGCGGGCGGAACGCCGGTGGAGTTCGGCGGCATCGGGGTTTGCGACGGCATCGCCATGAACCACCTCGGCATGCGCTATTCCCTGGCCAGCCGGGAGCTCATCGCCGATTCCGTGGAACTCATGGCGCAGGCCCATCCCTTCGACGGCCTCGTCCTCATCCCGAGCTGCGACAAGGTCACCCCCGGGATGCTCATGGCCATGCTCCGCCTGGACATCCCGGCCATCGCCGTCAGCGGCGGCCCCATGCTGACCGGCTCCTGGCGGGGGCACCCGGTCAACCTCATCAGCGTCTTCGAGGGGGTCGGCCGGGTGAAGGCCGGCGAGATCTCCCGGCGCGACCTGGCGGAGCTGGAAGACGAGGCCTGCCCCACCTGCGGCTCGTGCGCCGGCATGTTCACCGCCAACTCCATGAACTGCCTCACCGAGGCCCTGGGGCTGGCCCTGCCCGGCAACGGCACCATCCCGGCGGTCAGCGCGGCGCGGCTGCGGCTGGCCAAGGCCACGGGCCGGCGCATCGTCGAGATGGTGGCCGAGGACCTCCGGCCCCGCGCCATCGCCACCCGCGCCGCCTTCGAAAACGCCATGGCGGTGGACATGGCCCTCGGATGCTCCACCAACACCGTGCTCCACGTACCGGCCATCGCGCGGGAGGCCCGGGTGCGGCTCCCGCTGGAGAGATTCAACGAGGTGAGCCGCCGCACCCCCCACCTGTGCAACCTCATCCCCGCCGGGCCCCACAGCCTCCAGGATCTCCACCTCGCCGGCGGCATCCCCGCCGTCCTGAGGTCCCTGGCCGAGATCGGCGGCCTCCACAAGCGGGCCATGACGGTCACCGGGCGGACGGTGTGGGCCAACGTGAAGGAGGCCGCGGTGCGGGACCCCGGGATCATCCGGCCGGTCACCGACCCCTACCACCAGGAGGGCGGCATCGCCATCCTGTACGGGAACCTCGCCCCCCAGGGCGCCGTGGTGAAACAGGCCGCCGTGGACGAAAGGATGCTCCGCCACCAGGGGCCGGCGCGGGTCTTCGACTCGGAGGACGAGGCCTACAAGGCCATCCTCGCCGGCCGCATCCGCAAGGGCGACGTGGTGGTCATCCGGTACGAGGGCCCCAAGGGCGGCCCGGGCATGCCCGAGATGCTCTCCCCCACCGCCGCCATCGTCGGCATGGGCCTCGACCGGGACGTGGCCCTCATCACCGACGGCCGCTTCAGCGGGGGCACCAAGGGCGCCGCCATCGGGCACGTCTCGCCCGAGGCCGCGGAAGGCGGCCCCGTGGCCCTGGTGCAGGAAGGCGACACCATCGCCATCGACATCCCCGGGCGCAAGCTCGAACTCCGCGTGCCCGAGGCGGAACTGGCCCGGCGCCGAAAGCGCTGGCGGCCCCGGCCGCCCCGGGTCCGGACGGGCTACCTCGCCCGCTATGCCCGGCAGGTGGGAAGCGGCGCCACCGGCGCCGTGCTCCCGGACTAG
- a CDS encoding M23 family metallopeptidase, whose translation MKAGTVTVMWLPSARSRPRMFSSPGVVFYGVLALVAASWVSLAVSGYLAYTYYREYRAIRQEHEVLARKASQLDAVMEKVRHLQKDEALIRDFLGLEKEASADSPEAFLGQGGVPGVDLSTIAPEDTAAQSTVQVPQRPADRPAVAQVEALADSVQEILAYIKERRERWDHTPSIVPVKASDYWISSGFGWRVNPFTGGRDFHNGLDIAGRPGTPIIAPADGTVVKVGRDKYLGRYVQLRHSPSCVTIYGHLSRFNVQRGDRVRRGDVIAFMGNTGLSTGHHVHYIVKINGKAVNPTHYILNMKTNYAWGG comes from the coding sequence ATGAAAGCCGGTACAGTCACCGTGATGTGGTTGCCGTCGGCGCGGTCGCGGCCGCGGATGTTCTCCAGCCCCGGGGTCGTCTTCTACGGGGTCTTGGCGCTGGTCGCGGCCTCCTGGGTCTCCCTGGCGGTCTCGGGCTACCTGGCCTACACCTACTACCGGGAGTATCGCGCCATCCGCCAGGAGCACGAGGTCCTGGCCCGGAAGGCCAGCCAGCTGGACGCCGTGATGGAGAAGGTGCGCCACCTCCAGAAGGACGAGGCCCTCATCCGCGATTTCCTCGGCCTCGAGAAGGAGGCCTCGGCCGACTCGCCCGAGGCCTTCCTCGGCCAGGGCGGGGTGCCGGGGGTGGACCTTTCCACCATCGCCCCGGAGGACACCGCCGCCCAGAGCACGGTCCAGGTGCCGCAGCGCCCGGCGGACCGGCCCGCGGTGGCCCAGGTGGAGGCCCTGGCCGACAGCGTCCAGGAGATCCTCGCCTACATCAAGGAACGCCGGGAGCGCTGGGATCACACCCCCAGCATCGTCCCCGTCAAGGCCAGCGACTACTGGATTTCGTCGGGGTTCGGGTGGCGGGTGAACCCCTTCACCGGGGGGCGTGACTTCCACAACGGGCTCGACATCGCCGGCCGGCCCGGAACCCCCATCATCGCCCCCGCCGACGGCACGGTGGTCAAGGTCGGCCGCGACAAGTACCTCGGCCGCTACGTCCAGCTCCGCCACTCCCCCTCCTGCGTCACCATCTACGGGCACCTTTCCCGGTTCAACGTCCAGCGGGGCGACCGGGTCCGGCGGGGCGACGTGATCGCCTTCATGGGGAACACGGGGCTTTCCACGGGGCACCACGTCCACTACATCGTCAAGATCAACGGCAAGGCCGTCAACCCCACCCACTACATCCTCAACATGAAGACCAACTACGCCTGGGGCGGCTAG
- a CDS encoding bactofilin family protein has protein sequence MFTKKKELQKLDAMIGANTLFEGNCFSERSICVEGTIRGRVESKGSVILGTNGKVEGDILATSVVVGGQVVGNIVATGHLEVTSTGRVKGDIMSPTFVINEGGIVDGMCRMIGVGQETPPQLEQVSAVLEEEPGSAG, from the coding sequence GTGTTCACCAAGAAGAAGGAACTGCAAAAGCTCGATGCCATGATCGGTGCCAACACCCTCTTCGAGGGCAACTGTTTCTCGGAACGGAGCATCTGCGTGGAGGGGACCATCCGAGGCCGGGTGGAATCCAAGGGGAGCGTCATCCTCGGCACCAACGGCAAGGTGGAGGGCGACATCCTGGCCACCTCCGTGGTGGTGGGCGGCCAGGTCGTCGGCAACATCGTGGCCACCGGGCACCTCGAGGTGACCTCCACCGGCCGGGTCAAGGGCGACATCATGTCGCCCACCTTCGTGATCAACGAGGGGGGCATCGTGGACGGGATGTGCCGCATGATCGGCGTCGGGCAGGAGACGCCGCCGCAGCTGGAACAGGTGAGCGCCGTCCTCGAGGAAGAACCCGGCTCCGCCGGCTGA
- the rnc gene encoding ribonuclease III: MPEAPTSPSPDPLAELQRRVSHTFSSPGLLRQALTHRSYTVEHGDTSPDNELLEFLGDAVLDLVISRLLFDRYGGRLREGDLTKMRAGLVNEGRLAAAARELGLGALLRLGRGEERSGGRHKASILADAFEALVGALYLDGGLEAVFRFVRSSFGPLLEHAEEVGGLGDYKSALQEVTQRRYHEAPAYEVVEARGPDHAKHFVVALSLKGRRLATGEGASKKEAEQAAARKALEALEAAGGKDVPHG; encoded by the coding sequence ATGCCCGAGGCGCCGACCTCGCCCTCTCCCGATCCCCTCGCCGAGCTTCAGCGCCGGGTCTCCCACACCTTTTCGTCTCCCGGGCTGCTGCGCCAGGCCCTCACCCACCGGTCCTACACCGTGGAGCACGGGGATACGTCTCCGGACAACGAGTTGCTCGAGTTCCTGGGCGACGCCGTGCTCGACCTCGTCATCAGCCGCCTGCTCTTCGACCGCTACGGCGGCCGTCTCCGGGAGGGCGATCTCACCAAGATGCGCGCCGGCCTGGTGAACGAGGGGCGGCTGGCCGCCGCGGCCCGCGAACTGGGCCTGGGCGCCCTCTTGCGCCTCGGGCGGGGGGAGGAACGGAGCGGGGGGCGGCACAAGGCCTCCATCCTGGCGGACGCCTTCGAGGCCCTGGTGGGGGCGCTCTACCTCGACGGGGGGCTCGAGGCCGTCTTCCGCTTCGTGCGGTCGAGTTTCGGCCCCCTCCTGGAACACGCCGAGGAGGTGGGGGGACTGGGCGATTACAAGAGCGCCTTGCAGGAGGTCACCCAGAGACGGTACCATGAGGCCCCCGCCTACGAGGTCGTCGAGGCCCGGGGCCCGGACCACGCCAAGCACTTCGTGGTGGCGCTCTCCCTGAAGGGCCGCCGCCTGGCCACCGGCGAGGGCGCCAGCAAGAAGGAGGCCGAGCAGGCGGCGGCCCGCAAGGCCCTCGAGGCCCTCGAGGCCGCCGGCGGGAAGGACGTCCCCCATGGATGA
- the era gene encoding GTPase Era, with protein sequence MDDPAREGPERTAAGSRPGHRSGVVAIVGAPNVGKSTLLNQFLGAKVAITTPKPQTTRGQIRGILTGENFQVVFVDTPGIHDSKRLLNRVLVQWATRALHDVDVVVFVVDVSHRDRARELAILDLLREVGCPVVAVLNKIDKVAKENLLPILDELGRLHPFAALVPVAARDGDGVEAVLDEILRLLPEGPPYYDAETLTDQGPAQLAAEIIREKVFLLAGQEVPYSTAVEVEDIADEPETGLRRVTATIYVERPSQKGILIGKGGRFIKKVGRMAREEMEELWRRKVYLDLRVKVLKDWSRDEKALRRLGLARQE encoded by the coding sequence ATGGATGACCCGGCCAGGGAAGGACCCGAGAGGACCGCCGCCGGCTCCCGGCCCGGCCACCGCTCCGGAGTGGTGGCCATCGTCGGGGCCCCGAACGTCGGAAAGTCCACCCTCCTCAACCAGTTTCTCGGGGCCAAGGTGGCCATCACCACCCCGAAGCCCCAGACCACCCGGGGGCAGATCCGCGGTATCCTCACGGGGGAGAACTTCCAGGTGGTCTTCGTGGATACCCCCGGCATCCACGACTCGAAGCGGCTCCTCAACCGGGTGCTGGTCCAGTGGGCCACCCGGGCCCTGCACGACGTGGACGTGGTGGTCTTCGTAGTGGACGTCAGCCACCGCGACCGCGCCCGGGAGCTGGCCATCCTGGATCTTCTCCGGGAGGTGGGGTGTCCCGTGGTGGCGGTGCTCAACAAGATCGACAAGGTGGCCAAGGAGAACCTGCTGCCCATCCTCGATGAACTCGGCCGGCTTCACCCCTTCGCCGCCCTGGTGCCCGTGGCCGCCCGGGACGGTGACGGGGTGGAGGCGGTGCTGGACGAGATCCTGCGCCTCCTCCCCGAGGGCCCGCCGTATTACGACGCCGAGACCCTCACGGACCAGGGCCCGGCCCAGCTGGCCGCGGAGATCATCCGCGAGAAGGTCTTCCTCCTGGCGGGCCAGGAAGTCCCCTATTCCACCGCCGTGGAGGTGGAGGACATCGCCGACGAGCCGGAGACCGGGCTCCGGCGGGTCACGGCCACCATCTACGTGGAGCGTCCCTCCCAGAAGGGGATCCTCATCGGCAAGGGCGGGCGCTTCATCAAGAAGGTCGGACGGATGGCCCGGGAGGAGATGGAAGAACTCTGGCGCCGCAAGGTGTACCTGGATCTCCGGGTCAAGGTCCTCAAGGACTGGTCCCGGGACGAAAAGGCCCTGCGCCGGCTCGGGCTGGCCCGCCAGGAGTGA